A single Suricata suricatta isolate VVHF042 chromosome 2, meerkat_22Aug2017_6uvM2_HiC, whole genome shotgun sequence DNA region contains:
- the LSMEM1 gene encoding leucine-rich single-pass membrane protein 1 isoform X1 — MCPLTRSHQPNKDINFSPISTSSGTMNHSQDTGSRGMPEDRKLYIVDSINDLNRLTLCPAGSQHLLPLQEKIPDIGTNSGNGSHGLFFMGLIIVLIVSLVLVSFVIFLIVQTGNKMDDVSRRLTAEGKDIDDLKKINSMIVKRLNQLEAEQN, encoded by the exons ATGTGTCCGCTTACACGGTCACATCAGCCAAATAAGGACATTAACTTCAGTCCAATAAGCACCTCATCAG GAACAATGAATCATTCCCAGGACACCGGCTCTCGAGGCATGCCTGAGGATCGAAAGCTTTATATTGTGGATTCCATAAATGACTTAAACAGACTGACCCTCTGTCCTGCTGGCTCACAGCATCTGCTGC CTCTCCAGGAGAAAATCCCGGACATTGGCACTAACTCAGGAAACGGAAGTCACGGTCTATTCTTTATGGGGCTGATAATTGTGCTGATTGTCAGCCTGGTACTGGTGTCCTTCGTGATTTTTCTAATAG TTCAAACTGGAAACAAGATGGATGATGTATCGAGAAGACTAACAGCTGAGGGAAAGGACATAGACGATCTTAAGAAAATCAACAGCATGATTGTAAAGAGACTCAATCAACTGGAAGCGGAACAAAACTAA
- the LSMEM1 gene encoding leucine-rich single-pass membrane protein 1 isoform X2, whose translation MNHSQDTGSRGMPEDRKLYIVDSINDLNRLTLCPAGSQHLLPLQEKIPDIGTNSGNGSHGLFFMGLIIVLIVSLVLVSFVIFLIVQTGNKMDDVSRRLTAEGKDIDDLKKINSMIVKRLNQLEAEQN comes from the exons ATGAATCATTCCCAGGACACCGGCTCTCGAGGCATGCCTGAGGATCGAAAGCTTTATATTGTGGATTCCATAAATGACTTAAACAGACTGACCCTCTGTCCTGCTGGCTCACAGCATCTGCTGC CTCTCCAGGAGAAAATCCCGGACATTGGCACTAACTCAGGAAACGGAAGTCACGGTCTATTCTTTATGGGGCTGATAATTGTGCTGATTGTCAGCCTGGTACTGGTGTCCTTCGTGATTTTTCTAATAG TTCAAACTGGAAACAAGATGGATGATGTATCGAGAAGACTAACAGCTGAGGGAAAGGACATAGACGATCTTAAGAAAATCAACAGCATGATTGTAAAGAGACTCAATCAACTGGAAGCGGAACAAAACTAA